From Gammaproteobacteria bacterium, the proteins below share one genomic window:
- a CDS encoding TlpA disulfide reductase family protein — protein MRYASSRETRTRSQDISSLIRWFSPAGPGPRPFRAALAILWLSTACAPVDRPPTAGDPVPDVRAATLDGEAVALSDLRGEVLLVNLWATWCAPCRFETPFLQSLYDEHRERGFEIVGISVDDAGFEDVVREFAGEYGVTYTILHDPEMRSMDAFRAVGLPASYLVDREGTIRFVRVGPVSEEDREFFEALEAALG, from the coding sequence TTGCGCTACGCATCTTCCCGCGAAACGCGAACCAGGAGCCAGGACATCAGCTCTCTCATCCGATGGTTCAGCCCGGCAGGACCGGGCCCCCGTCCGTTTCGGGCAGCCCTGGCCATCCTCTGGCTCAGCACGGCGTGCGCGCCGGTCGATCGACCTCCGACCGCGGGGGACCCGGTGCCCGATGTGCGGGCCGCCACCCTGGACGGCGAAGCGGTGGCGCTCTCCGACCTGCGCGGCGAGGTCCTGCTGGTCAACCTCTGGGCCACCTGGTGCGCGCCCTGCCGGTTCGAGACGCCCTTCCTGCAGTCGCTCTACGACGAGCACCGCGAGCGGGGCTTCGAGATCGTGGGCATCTCCGTGGACGACGCCGGATTCGAGGATGTGGTGCGCGAGTTCGCCGGCGAGTACGGCGTGACCTACACGATCCTGCACGATCCGGAGATGCGTTCGATGGACGCCTTCCGCGCCGTCGGTCTCCCGGCCAGCTACCTTGTCGACCGGGAAGGAACGATCCGCTTCGTGCGCGTCGGTCCGGTGTCCGAGGAAGACCGGGAGTTCTTCGAGGCCCTGGAGGCGGCCCTGGGTTGA
- a CDS encoding alanine racemase, with translation MSVIPAGLADAETPVALVDLARARANAARVAAYAARHGIAWRPHVKTHKSLALARIQLEAGARGLTVATPHEAEVMARVCDDLLLAYPLLGKRKLDRLMALPERVALTVALDSEVALRGLAEAARAAARTVGVLVEVDVGLGRTGVQTAREAGLLAALARDAEGLEYRGIMFYPGHIRTHVSEQEQAIGALAERLESCCATLGGAGLAPEVVSGGSSPTLWHSHLLPRLTEVRAGTVIYNDLDMTGMGVARGRECAYSILATVVSTAVPGRAVVDAGSKALSKELHDTAGIGYAALAGRPEVRVVALSEEHGVLDITSTDWRPRVGELVRLLPNHVCVSVNLQDRVIAHEGDRCETWPIEGRGRVASRSRMNLSHVTASTTESDTQ, from the coding sequence TTGAGCGTAATCCCCGCCGGTCTCGCGGACGCGGAGACCCCGGTCGCCCTCGTGGACCTGGCGAGGGCGCGCGCCAACGCGGCCAGGGTAGCCGCCTACGCGGCGCGGCACGGGATCGCTTGGCGCCCGCATGTGAAGACCCACAAGAGCCTCGCGCTCGCCCGCATCCAGCTGGAGGCCGGTGCGCGGGGGCTCACCGTGGCCACGCCCCACGAGGCCGAGGTCATGGCTCGGGTCTGCGATGACCTGCTGCTCGCCTATCCGCTCCTCGGAAAGAGGAAGCTGGATCGGCTTATGGCGCTTCCCGAGCGGGTCGCGCTGACCGTGGCCCTGGATTCGGAGGTGGCGCTGCGGGGCCTGGCAGAGGCCGCGCGGGCGGCCGCAAGGACGGTAGGTGTCCTGGTCGAGGTGGATGTGGGGCTGGGACGAACGGGGGTGCAGACGGCACGGGAGGCCGGCCTGCTGGCGGCGCTCGCCCGCGACGCGGAGGGTCTGGAGTACCGGGGCATCATGTTCTACCCGGGGCACATCCGCACGCATGTGTCGGAGCAGGAGCAGGCGATCGGTGCGCTCGCGGAGCGGCTCGAGTCCTGCTGCGCAACGCTCGGCGGGGCCGGCCTGGCGCCCGAGGTCGTCAGCGGCGGGTCGAGCCCCACGCTCTGGCACAGTCACCTTCTTCCCCGGCTGACCGAGGTGCGGGCCGGCACCGTCATCTACAACGACCTCGACATGACCGGCATGGGCGTGGCTCGCGGCCGCGAGTGCGCCTACTCGATCCTCGCCACGGTGGTGAGCACCGCGGTCCCCGGGCGGGCGGTGGTGGACGCGGGCTCCAAGGCGCTCTCAAAGGAGCTGCACGACACCGCCGGCATCGGATACGCCGCCCTGGCCGGGCGGCCGGAGGTGCGCGTAGTCGCCCTCTCGGAGGAGCACGGCGTGCTGGATATCACGAGCACGGACTGGCGTCCGCGCGTGGGCGAGCTCGTGCGGCTGCTGCCGAACCACGTCTGCGTCTCGGTGAACCTGCAGGACCGCGTCATCGCACACGAAGGAGACCGCTGCGAAACCTGGCCGATCGAAGGAAGAGGACGAGTCGCGTCCCGGAGTCGGATGAACCTCAGCCACGTAACCGCATCCACCACGGAGTCTGACACCCAATGA
- a CDS encoding RidA family protein, with protein sequence MSETTVVHTDGAPKAIGPYSQAIAARGLLFASGQIPLVPSTGELLRGDIQEQTHQVLRNLAAVLEASGASLSTVVKTTVFLADMGEFAAMNEVYAEHFGDHRPARSTVQAGALPRNVSVEVDAIALLP encoded by the coding sequence ATGAGCGAAACAACGGTCGTGCACACGGACGGCGCCCCGAAGGCCATCGGTCCCTACTCCCAGGCGATCGCCGCGCGAGGGCTTCTCTTCGCCTCCGGGCAGATCCCGCTGGTCCCATCGACGGGCGAACTGCTCAGGGGCGACATCCAGGAACAGACGCATCAGGTTCTGCGCAATCTGGCAGCCGTGCTGGAGGCCTCGGGCGCGTCGCTGTCCACCGTAGTCAAGACGACCGTCTTCCTCGCGGACATGGGCGAGTTCGCCGCCATGAACGAGGTCTACGCCGAGCACTTCGGCGACCACCGTCCCGCGCGCTCGACCGTGCAGGCAGGCGCGCTGCCCAGGAACGTGAGCGTCGAGGTCGACGCCATCGCGCTGCTTCCCTGA
- a CDS encoding DEAD/DEAH box helicase family protein has product MILKEYQKRTVATVRGFVSELAKWRAEDEEARKHNPNWGSDWVERAWGRTVSGRSYHARRNGLGEHLPAFCLKIPTGGGKTLLATRVIDLVNAHFRQSRRGLVLWIVPTTQIYNQTLKALKDRDHPYRQQLDLSSGQRTRIFEKTTAFGPRDVAENLCVLLLMLPSANRKTKDTLRMFRDSGGFDRFFPPDDDPTAHAKMLEEYPNLDTFEQTAGFWGRYIKTSLGNTVRLLRPLIILDEGHKAYSANAKATLEGFNPCMIVELSATPAKGANVLVEILGRELNAEEMIKLDLHILNKAGGDWRGTLLESVEHREALEAAARLHEAESGTYIRPICVIQVERTGRQQRKPGYVHTDDVREYLLQHPGIAPEHIAIKTSSKDELKEVDDVGGLLSRDCPIRFIITKQALQEGWDCPFAYVLTILTNPMSRTGITQLVGRILRQPHASKTGVALLDESYVFCFSRRGNELLKEVRKGFGLEGLQGLEGRVVSDDGPVRPPEKLTTRQRTRYRSAARDLVLPAFMIRDKNGWRLVRYEADILSRVRWDDIDLSGLHDLELGEGSAGDTLVVTNLAGDTPVSGREAVNGDDAETAEPPGAGDSGNGGDPVDYFFAASHLLDLVPNPWQGRDLARRAFEALLERYPADRVAANHVFVLEELRRRVERERDRLSREVFRSLLESGRMRFLVVADDLKFTRLPEKIEVPKAKQANREDGTPYQRNLFDRTTEDDLNQFENKVATYLDQQARLFFWYRNRSRKDYYVQGWKPRRIYADFIVTLRGGEPEADDGFHRVFVVETKGVHLKDSEDTEYKRSVFDICGEHARKADWADFVPAMRSKVMRFEVVDEDEWQARLNGMLFREDA; this is encoded by the coding sequence ATGATCCTGAAGGAATACCAGAAGCGTACGGTCGCGACGGTCCGCGGCTTCGTCTCGGAGTTGGCGAAGTGGCGGGCCGAGGACGAAGAGGCCCGGAAACACAACCCCAACTGGGGTTCGGACTGGGTGGAACGGGCATGGGGCAGGACGGTATCCGGGCGGTCGTACCACGCCCGCCGGAACGGGCTCGGCGAGCACCTTCCGGCCTTCTGCCTCAAGATTCCGACCGGGGGCGGCAAGACGCTGCTTGCGACGAGGGTGATCGATCTCGTGAACGCCCACTTCCGGCAGAGTCGGCGCGGGCTGGTGCTTTGGATCGTGCCCACGACGCAGATCTACAACCAGACGCTCAAGGCCCTCAAGGACCGCGACCACCCCTACCGCCAGCAACTCGACCTGTCGTCGGGCCAGCGCACGCGCATCTTCGAGAAGACCACGGCGTTCGGCCCGCGCGATGTCGCCGAGAACCTCTGCGTTCTTCTGCTCATGCTCCCATCGGCCAACCGGAAGACGAAGGACACCCTCCGGATGTTCCGCGACAGCGGAGGCTTCGACCGGTTCTTTCCCCCGGACGACGATCCGACCGCGCACGCCAAGATGCTGGAGGAATACCCCAATCTCGACACCTTCGAGCAAACGGCGGGGTTCTGGGGCCGCTACATCAAGACATCGCTCGGAAACACGGTGCGGCTGCTGCGGCCGCTCATCATCCTCGACGAGGGACACAAGGCGTACAGCGCCAACGCCAAGGCGACGCTCGAAGGATTCAATCCCTGCATGATCGTCGAGCTTTCGGCCACCCCGGCCAAGGGCGCGAACGTGCTCGTCGAGATCCTGGGCCGGGAACTCAACGCCGAGGAGATGATCAAGCTCGACCTCCACATTCTGAACAAGGCGGGCGGCGACTGGCGCGGCACGCTGTTGGAGTCGGTCGAACACCGCGAAGCCCTTGAGGCCGCGGCGCGGCTTCACGAAGCCGAGTCCGGCACCTACATCCGGCCCATTTGCGTGATCCAGGTGGAACGGACCGGCAGACAGCAGAGGAAGCCAGGGTACGTTCACACCGACGACGTGCGCGAATACCTGCTCCAGCACCCGGGAATCGCGCCGGAGCACATCGCGATCAAGACCAGCTCGAAGGACGAATTGAAGGAGGTGGACGACGTTGGTGGCCTGCTGTCCCGCGACTGCCCGATCCGTTTCATCATCACCAAGCAGGCGCTTCAAGAGGGCTGGGACTGCCCGTTCGCCTACGTCCTCACGATCCTCACCAACCCGATGTCGAGGACGGGGATCACCCAGCTCGTCGGTCGGATTCTGCGGCAGCCCCACGCGAGCAAGACGGGGGTGGCGCTACTGGACGAGAGCTACGTGTTCTGCTTCAGCCGACGCGGGAACGAACTGCTGAAAGAGGTCAGGAAGGGGTTCGGGCTGGAGGGGTTGCAGGGCTTGGAAGGAAGGGTCGTCTCCGATGACGGCCCGGTCCGCCCGCCGGAGAAACTGACGACGCGGCAGCGGACGCGGTATCGGTCAGCCGCACGGGATCTGGTCCTGCCCGCCTTCATGATCCGGGACAAGAACGGATGGCGTCTGGTCCGCTACGAGGCGGACATACTTTCGCGCGTGCGCTGGGACGACATCGACCTCTCGGGGCTGCACGATCTGGAGTTGGGCGAGGGGAGCGCAGGAGACACCCTGGTGGTGACCAACCTCGCTGGCGACACGCCCGTTTCGGGGCGGGAGGCCGTGAACGGCGACGATGCGGAAACCGCCGAACCCCCCGGCGCTGGCGACTCCGGCAACGGCGGCGATCCGGTGGACTACTTCTTCGCGGCCAGCCATCTTCTGGACTTGGTTCCCAATCCCTGGCAGGGACGCGATCTGGCCCGGCGGGCCTTTGAAGCCCTGCTCGAACGCTACCCGGCGGATCGCGTGGCGGCCAATCACGTCTTCGTGCTCGAAGAGTTGCGGCGTCGGGTCGAGCGAGAACGCGACCGCTTGTCGCGAGAGGTCTTTCGCAGCCTCTTGGAGTCCGGAAGGATGCGTTTTCTGGTCGTCGCGGACGATCTCAAGTTCACTCGCTTGCCTGAGAAGATCGAGGTTCCGAAGGCGAAGCAGGCGAATCGGGAGGACGGGACACCCTACCAGCGCAACCTCTTCGACCGTACCACGGAAGACGATCTCAACCAGTTCGAGAACAAGGTCGCGACGTACTTGGACCAGCAGGCGCGGCTTTTCTTCTGGTACCGCAACCGATCCCGCAAGGACTACTATGTGCAGGGGTGGAAGCCGCGCCGGATCTACGCCGACTTCATCGTGACGCTACGGGGTGGAGAGCCCGAGGCGGACGACGGCTTCCACCGGGTCTTCGTGGTCGAGACCAAGGGCGTCCACCTGAAGGACTCGGAGGACACCGAATACAAGCGATCCGTCTTCGACATCTGCGGCGAGCACGCCCGCAAGGCCGATTGGGCTGATTTCGTGCCCGCCATGCGGAGCAAGGTGATGCGCTTCGAGGTCGTGGATGAGGACGAGTGGCAGGCGCGCTTGAACGGAATGTTGTTCCGGGAAGACGCTTGA
- a CDS encoding site-specific DNA-methyltransferase, whose translation MKCVYIDPPYNTGNEGWAYNDNVNSPLMRDWLDRVVDRDDLTRHDKWCCMMLPRLKLLRELLREDGAIFVSIDDNEVHHLRNLLDEVFGEENFVATVIWEKVYAPKSSAKYFSENHDFVVVYAKRRELFRRKLLPRTKEADARYRNPDDDHRGPWKASDLSARNPYSKGVYSIECPNGRIIPGPPGGRYWRCSEEKLRELDDDNRIWWGNDGDQTPALKRFLSEVKQGLVPETIWTYKEVNHTQGARKTLLQLFPDDTPTFTTKPFELIQRMVLLSTDPDSIILDSFAGSGTTAHAVLAQNRADGGNRRFILVECEDYADRITAERVRRVIQGVPGAKDDALKTGLGGTFSYFELGRPMQQESLLDGSHLPSWEKLAGYIFFTATGQEFDPTETNPDTGFVGRTESHDVFLFYEPDVETLKSLALSLAEARALPDGGSRRRLVFAPTKYLDRDFLHQYRIDFQQLPFQIYEAIDRLER comes from the coding sequence GTGAAGTGCGTCTACATCGACCCGCCCTACAACACAGGCAACGAGGGCTGGGCCTACAACGACAACGTGAACTCGCCCCTGATGCGGGACTGGCTGGATCGGGTGGTGGATCGCGACGACCTGACCCGCCACGACAAGTGGTGTTGCATGATGCTGCCGCGTCTCAAGCTCCTCCGCGAACTGCTCCGGGAGGACGGGGCGATCTTCGTATCCATCGACGATAACGAGGTGCATCATCTTCGGAACCTGCTGGACGAGGTTTTCGGGGAGGAGAACTTCGTGGCGACGGTGATCTGGGAGAAGGTCTACGCTCCGAAGAGCAGCGCGAAGTACTTCTCGGAAAACCACGACTTCGTGGTGGTGTACGCGAAGCGGAGGGAGTTGTTCAGGAGGAAACTGCTTCCGCGGACGAAGGAGGCTGACGCACGTTACCGGAATCCGGATGACGACCATCGCGGGCCATGGAAGGCGAGCGACCTCTCGGCCCGGAACCCCTATAGCAAAGGGGTCTACTCGATCGAGTGTCCAAACGGGAGGATAATCCCCGGCCCACCTGGGGGAAGGTACTGGCGGTGTTCCGAAGAGAAGCTCCGGGAACTGGACGATGACAACCGCATCTGGTGGGGGAACGACGGAGATCAGACTCCGGCGCTGAAGCGCTTCCTTTCCGAAGTCAAGCAGGGTTTGGTACCGGAGACCATCTGGACGTACAAGGAGGTCAATCACACACAGGGCGCTAGGAAGACGCTGCTACAACTGTTTCCGGACGACACCCCCACCTTCACGACCAAACCCTTCGAGCTCATCCAGCGGATGGTCCTCCTGTCCACCGACCCCGATTCCATCATCCTCGACTCCTTCGCCGGCTCCGGGACGACGGCCCACGCGGTTCTCGCGCAGAATCGAGCGGATGGCGGCAACCGGCGCTTCATCCTCGTCGAGTGTGAGGACTATGCCGACCGCATCACCGCCGAGCGCGTCCGGCGCGTCATTCAAGGGGTTCCGGGCGCCAAGGACGACGCCCTCAAGACTGGCCTCGGGGGCACGTTCAGCTACTTCGAGCTTGGCCGTCCAATGCAGCAGGAGTCGCTCCTCGACGGCTCCCACTTGCCTTCTTGGGAGAAGCTCGCGGGATACATCTTCTTCACCGCGACCGGGCAGGAGTTCGACCCAACCGAGACCAACCCGGACACCGGGTTCGTCGGGCGCACCGAGTCCCACGATGTCTTCCTCTTCTACGAGCCGGATGTCGAGACGCTCAAGAGTCTCGCGCTGTCGCTGGCCGAGGCCCGCGCCCTGCCGGACGGAGGATCGCGAAGGAGGCTCGTCTTCGCGCCGACGAAGTACCTCGACCGCGATTTCCTTCACCAGTACCGGATCGATTTCCAGCAGTTGCCCTTCCAAATCTACGAAGCGATCGACAGGCTGGAACGATGA